A window of the Thermodesulforhabdus norvegica genome harbors these coding sequences:
- a CDS encoding ABC transporter permease yields MGAKYEVLLDLVVVVEIMVSVKLSWVFVKLLRLLSIVSAVVLICFVIETLLPGDPAEAVLAGISDAPDPEKLRQMQEYLKTDVHPFHRALEWLRGIMVLDFGVSYRSGEPVLDEIARRIPVTFALTFLTVSWVIPMSLLGAWIMVRDRFRVGLLFRGLAYAGLVVPAYLLGSIILLLAGVLHSNVAYEGVNSLLFASFTLGLPMCGFYTYISRGFMLDILFSEYLRFAYAKGLSEWKVFLGHVLPALLPQILVLWFMSIGRLLGGSVVVEVLFGLPGIGELFVEAVASRDYPVIQALIFLSGCSVGILMELSDFLLPLLNPRIQPDKARSYLL; encoded by the coding sequence ATGGGAGCGAAATATGAGGTTTTGCTTGATCTGGTGGTGGTAGTAGAAATTATGGTGTCTGTGAAGCTTTCGTGGGTTTTCGTGAAGCTTCTTCGACTTCTTTCCATAGTGTCGGCCGTTGTGCTCATATGCTTTGTTATTGAAACGCTTCTTCCGGGTGATCCGGCCGAAGCCGTTCTTGCGGGTATTTCGGATGCGCCCGACCCTGAGAAGCTGCGTCAAATGCAGGAGTATCTAAAAACCGACGTTCATCCTTTTCATAGGGCTCTGGAATGGCTTAGAGGCATCATGGTGCTGGATTTCGGGGTTTCCTATCGATCTGGTGAGCCTGTACTTGACGAAATAGCCAGGCGTATTCCTGTGACTTTTGCTCTAACCTTTTTGACGGTGAGCTGGGTTATCCCCATGTCCCTCCTGGGAGCCTGGATTATGGTGAGGGATCGGTTCCGGGTGGGCTTACTGTTCAGGGGCCTTGCCTACGCAGGGTTGGTCGTTCCGGCTTACCTTCTGGGGAGCATTATACTCCTTCTGGCAGGAGTTCTTCACTCCAATGTTGCTTACGAAGGTGTGAATTCTCTCCTGTTCGCCTCTTTTACCCTCGGGCTTCCTATGTGCGGATTTTATACTTACATCAGTCGGGGGTTTATGCTGGACATACTTTTTTCGGAATACCTGCGCTTTGCCTATGCAAAGGGCTTATCCGAGTGGAAGGTCTTTTTAGGGCATGTGCTACCTGCACTTTTGCCGCAGATATTGGTCCTCTGGTTCATGAGTATCGGGCGACTCCTTGGAGGCTCCGTTGTCGTGGAAGTGCTTTTCGGTCTGCCCGGAATTGGTGAACTTTTTGTCGAGGCCGTGGCTTCCAGGGATTATCCCGTTATTCAGGCTCTGATTTTTTTGAGCGGCTGTTCAGTGGGAATTTTGATGGAGCTTTCCGATTTTTTGTTGCCCCTGCTGAATCCAAGGATACAACCCGATAAAGCCCGCAGTTATTTGTTATGA
- a CDS encoding (R)-mandelonitrile lyase has protein sequence MKIIRNGSRKTMIGAEELFSGRVLIDPLLFKPAEPSRVTCALVTFEPGSRTAWHRHPSGQILIVTSGHGIVQEWGKEPQEIFPGDVVWIPPDSKHWHGAAPHAMMTHIAIQEAVDGRSVEWMEKVGDDQNPAD, from the coding sequence ATGAAGATAATCAGAAACGGTTCTCGAAAGACGATGATTGGAGCCGAAGAGTTATTCAGCGGGAGGGTCTTGATAGATCCCTTGTTGTTTAAGCCTGCGGAGCCTTCGAGGGTGACCTGTGCCCTGGTAACTTTCGAACCGGGTTCCAGAACGGCATGGCACAGGCATCCTTCGGGGCAGATCCTCATAGTGACTTCAGGTCATGGAATTGTTCAGGAGTGGGGAAAAGAGCCGCAGGAGATCTTCCCGGGCGATGTTGTATGGATACCGCCAGACTCAAAACACTGGCACGGCGCTGCGCCTCACGCAATGATGACCCACATTGCAATTCAGGAAGCTGTTGACGGCAGGTCCGTTGAATGGATGGAAAAGGTTGGGGATGATCAGAATCCTGCAGATTGA
- a CDS encoding iron-containing alcohol dehydrogenase yields the protein MMRFEFFNPTRIIFGAGSVEQLGDAVRHYGKKALLVIGGGSVKRSGAFDRAVSSLEKAGVSVVEFSGIEPNPRLSTVKRAVSEVLKSGCDVVVGLGGGSVMDASKVIAAGVYYEGDLTEMFVRAERKQRLPDRALPVVTVPTLAATGSEMNNGSVITIDEGGERLKTFVMAEVLYPRVAVVDPELTVTVPPDFTAYGISDILAHVTETYFCNVEEFPIQDRFAEGIILTLLEWGPIAVRDGQNVDARAHVQWASIVALNGWIQAGIRLLAPVHMIEHTLSALYDVPHGAGLAVLNPAWMRFALRSAPGRFAKFAERIFGVTGGSLEDRAVEGVKRFEDFLKTIGCPTRLSELGIGDPDDATLQQIAEDTLKVRRDREGRLPGYPALTKEDIIEILRLAM from the coding sequence ATGATGAGATTTGAGTTTTTCAATCCCACGAGGATTATCTTCGGGGCGGGTTCGGTTGAACAGCTCGGAGATGCAGTGCGGCACTACGGCAAGAAAGCACTCCTGGTCATCGGTGGGGGTAGTGTCAAGAGGAGTGGGGCCTTTGACAGAGCGGTTTCGTCTCTTGAGAAAGCCGGTGTGTCGGTGGTTGAGTTTTCGGGAATTGAGCCGAATCCCAGGCTTTCAACGGTGAAGCGTGCGGTGTCTGAGGTTCTGAAAAGCGGTTGTGATGTCGTCGTGGGGCTGGGTGGCGGAAGTGTGATGGACGCTTCAAAAGTCATAGCGGCGGGTGTGTATTACGAGGGAGATCTTACGGAGATGTTTGTGCGGGCCGAAAGGAAGCAGAGGCTTCCCGATCGCGCCCTCCCCGTTGTGACCGTTCCGACTCTGGCCGCAACGGGATCGGAGATGAACAACGGTTCCGTGATAACAATTGACGAAGGCGGGGAAAGGCTCAAGACCTTCGTGATGGCGGAAGTGCTTTACCCAAGGGTTGCCGTCGTGGATCCCGAACTTACCGTAACCGTTCCTCCCGATTTCACGGCTTATGGCATATCCGATATACTGGCCCACGTAACCGAAACCTATTTTTGCAATGTGGAGGAATTTCCAATTCAGGACAGGTTTGCCGAAGGGATAATTCTAACTCTTCTGGAATGGGGACCAATAGCGGTCAGAGACGGACAAAATGTTGATGCCCGTGCCCATGTTCAATGGGCTTCTATAGTGGCTCTGAACGGCTGGATACAGGCGGGAATAAGGTTGCTGGCACCGGTGCACATGATTGAACACACCCTTTCTGCGCTTTACGACGTTCCGCATGGAGCAGGCCTTGCGGTGTTGAATCCTGCCTGGATGCGTTTTGCCTTAAGGAGTGCTCCCGGGCGGTTTGCGAAATTTGCCGAACGGATTTTTGGAGTTACCGGAGGTTCTCTGGAGGATCGGGCCGTTGAAGGAGTAAAACGCTTTGAAGATTTTCTAAAAACAATAGGCTGTCCTACGCGTCTTTCAGAACTCGGGATCGGAGATCCCGATGATGCAACACTTCAACAAATTGCAGAGGATACCTTGAAGGTACGCCGGGACAGAGAAGGAAGATTGCCGGGTTATCCGGCTCTTACGAAGGAAGATATAATTGAAATACTGCGCCTTGCAATGTGA
- a CDS encoding class I SAM-dependent methyltransferase, which yields MHPEDLVKDRFWRHIIDELHQNNFILKSQKLHPRRWALFYDRAATLIHKLWGDPDAVAALIVDQLEKQDLLSSGGSVVDLGCGTGLLTLELARRGYRVLAVDSSAEMINFLKKRLSGGMQVETVCSDFLAFCPSVPYDLCIAMNFPPLFSVRGVSQVERYASVRCSITLVDEALNADLEFRRKVAVDVLRVKPPNTGRLLVLWLVGLLLSRNILPNMKTLECSSRVEIEIKELLEFYKLYFAIFGVKNTTTERLFPLLLSRNTGETSQVTWERNMRFCLIWWW from the coding sequence ATGCACCCGGAAGATCTCGTGAAAGATCGGTTCTGGAGGCACATTATCGACGAATTACACCAGAACAATTTCATACTTAAAAGCCAGAAATTACATCCCCGACGATGGGCTCTTTTTTACGATCGTGCTGCTACATTAATACACAAGCTGTGGGGAGATCCCGATGCCGTTGCCGCTCTAATCGTGGACCAGCTTGAAAAACAGGATCTTCTCTCTTCGGGTGGTTCTGTCGTCGATCTGGGTTGTGGGACGGGCCTGTTAACTCTAGAACTGGCAAGGCGTGGTTATCGTGTCCTGGCCGTGGATTCATCTGCGGAGATGATAAATTTTTTGAAAAAACGCTTGTCCGGAGGTATGCAGGTCGAAACGGTGTGTTCCGACTTCCTTGCCTTTTGTCCTTCTGTACCTTACGACCTGTGTATTGCAATGAACTTTCCACCGCTTTTTTCCGTACGGGGTGTCTCTCAGGTGGAAAGATATGCCTCTGTTCGATGCTCGATTACGCTTGTGGATGAAGCCTTGAATGCCGATCTTGAATTCAGGCGTAAAGTTGCCGTTGATGTTCTCCGTGTAAAGCCTCCAAACACCGGACGGTTGCTTGTGCTGTGGCTCGTCGGACTTCTTTTGAGCAGGAACATCCTGCCCAATATGAAGACCCTAGAATGTAGTTCAAGAGTGGAAATTGAAATAAAGGAGCTTCTGGAATTCTATAAGCTCTATTTTGCAATCTTTGGAGTAAAAAATACCACAACAGAAAGATTGTTTCCCTTGCTTCTTAGCAGGAATACCGGCGAGACCTCTCAGGTGACATGGGAGCGAAATATGAGGTTTTGCTTGATCTGGTGGTGGTAG
- a CDS encoding ABC transporter permease: MKTIILHVVFVLGGLIVFALISPSMAPNDPSRISLADRFRPPCPEYPLGTDALGRCHLSRSLTAARTTIGRGIIASLCSLLGGVLIYCIARLGGRWLGLVVMTVNDALLAVPSIFIVLGLISAKGGADVTAIMGIGLYGVPWWVRFLSHVVPSAYERDFVVATRVAGVRGFRLMCHCVMPCIVPPIMTAFLIRTARFMLLFGTVGFIGFAGFASIPEWGGMLREGIPYLHRAPWLILGPFAGFTICGGILVFSADRISRLSPGDS, from the coding sequence ATGAAGACAATAATTCTGCATGTGGTTTTTGTTCTGGGAGGTCTGATAGTCTTTGCTTTGATTTCTCCATCAATGGCTCCCAATGATCCTTCCAGAATTTCGTTAGCGGACCGGTTCAGGCCTCCCTGTCCGGAATATCCTCTGGGGACCGACGCCCTCGGGCGCTGTCATTTATCAAGATCCTTAACGGCCGCCCGAACAACCATCGGCAGGGGTATCATTGCAAGCCTTTGCTCCCTCCTGGGTGGAGTTCTTATTTATTGTATTGCTCGGTTGGGCGGAAGGTGGCTCGGCTTAGTAGTCATGACGGTTAACGACGCACTTCTTGCCGTCCCGTCGATTTTCATCGTTTTGGGGCTAATTTCCGCCAAAGGCGGTGCTGATGTAACTGCAATAATGGGCATCGGTCTTTACGGGGTGCCCTGGTGGGTACGATTCTTAAGTCATGTTGTACCTTCTGCTTATGAGAGAGATTTCGTCGTGGCAACACGTGTGGCAGGTGTTAGAGGTTTTCGTCTGATGTGCCATTGCGTGATGCCCTGTATCGTACCTCCGATCATGACGGCCTTCCTTATTCGCACGGCAAGATTTATGCTGCTTTTTGGGACTGTAGGCTTCATCGGTTTTGCCGGGTTCGCTTCAATTCCCGAATGGGGTGGTATGCTGAGAGAGGGCATACCGTACCTTCATAGGGCACCATGGCTTATTCTTGGTCCTTTCGCGGGGTTTACGATCTGCGGGGGGATACTGGTTTTTAGTGCCGACCGGATATCTCGCCTTTCTCCCGGGGATTCATGA
- a CDS encoding aldo/keto reductase, producing the protein MGLPKRKLGQRGPEVSALGLGCMGMSFGYGPPKDRKEMIGLIRKAVELGVNFFDTAEVYGPYTNEELVGEALEPFRGEVIVATKFGFDTGTDAVRGRLVLNSRPEHIKRAVEGSLKRLRTEAIDIYYQHRVDPAVPIEEVAGAVKELIEAGKVKHFGLCEASANTLRRAHSVCPVDVVQYEYSLWWRKPEQEIIPVCEELGIGFVPYSPLGKGYLTGTITEDVRFDDSDFRNIVPRFSPEAGRANRALLDAVKVIALRKGATLAQIALGWVLAQRPWIVPIPGTTKLDRLVENIGAAYIDLTPEELREIDEKLAAITIHGNRYPEELEKMTYL; encoded by the coding sequence ATGGGCTTGCCGAAGCGAAAATTGGGGCAAAGAGGGCCGGAAGTCTCGGCCCTGGGGCTTGGTTGTATGGGAATGAGCTTTGGTTACGGACCGCCGAAGGACAGGAAAGAAATGATTGGCCTTATTCGCAAAGCAGTGGAGTTGGGTGTGAATTTTTTTGACACGGCGGAAGTCTATGGACCGTACACAAACGAAGAACTCGTTGGGGAGGCACTTGAGCCTTTTCGAGGAGAAGTGATTGTAGCCACCAAGTTCGGTTTCGACACCGGCACCGATGCCGTCAGAGGCAGACTGGTACTTAACAGTCGTCCGGAACATATCAAAAGAGCCGTTGAAGGATCTTTAAAGAGACTCAGGACCGAGGCCATCGACATTTACTATCAACACAGGGTGGACCCTGCGGTTCCCATCGAGGAAGTGGCCGGTGCCGTAAAAGAACTTATAGAAGCCGGTAAGGTCAAACACTTTGGGCTTTGCGAAGCATCTGCAAATACCCTTCGCCGCGCTCACAGTGTGTGCCCCGTTGATGTCGTACAGTACGAATACTCCCTCTGGTGGCGAAAACCCGAACAGGAAATTATTCCGGTCTGCGAAGAATTGGGCATAGGCTTTGTTCCTTATAGCCCACTTGGTAAGGGCTACCTTACGGGGACGATTACCGAAGATGTGCGTTTTGACGACTCCGATTTCAGAAATATCGTTCCCCGGTTTTCGCCTGAGGCGGGAAGGGCAAATCGGGCGCTCCTGGACGCCGTAAAAGTAATTGCACTGCGAAAGGGTGCGACCCTTGCACAAATTGCCCTTGGCTGGGTACTTGCTCAGAGGCCGTGGATTGTTCCAATCCCGGGAACCACCAAACTTGATCGGCTCGTGGAAAACATCGGTGCAGCTTACATTGATCTGACGCCGGAAGAACTCAGAGAGATCGACGAAAAACTTGCTGCTATAACGATTCACGGAAACCGATATCCCGAGGAACTGGAAAAAATGACCTATCTCTGA
- a CDS encoding TonB-dependent receptor, whose product MTCRGLIVLLIAVLGCIVPFCEAYENREVVTSVLPGITVTATKTEVDPETVPFSFFSVDREDIEQQPDFYMANVGELIRDLPGVHVAQYYPWGPPWIHLRGTGYFIGRTVYLIDGLPAWSFLSTTVHPKHIERADVLLGPSSALYGANASGGAVNFITREGREGMGAVVEMAYGSNDTYRPHVHAGGKKGNLRYFLSYTGDYSDGYRMKPVDDMIMLWKLGKKQYLRDASLEDNSYEHSFFSGKVNWDGESGTKAWVAFHYANRYLDGGQPNLVLNDHGDQAIVTAHVETPIASAAKAKVSVAYQYYDHPQQYNSGLSLDADGNLVLDSSVERKRDWEVKRYPVEAQVDLCPFNNMIFTVGSFFSREEEYRRDDYPQSGTSSLYEVTTDQWAFYVQDQILLLDGRLSLIGGLRYDYWKFHDIFVTQAEPQEPDSVSKDTWTYRGGVRFRLNDNISLHSSAGTAYWPGLPLWYFQEIRTGKTWREANPDLKPEKTWMVDAGVDGKVPTTGTEFGVTGYYGRIRDMVSYRYDENPYVEGGTIIRTQNLGEAEIYGVELYARQKITENLRLQASLTLNHSEIVEDPKNEGNELRNAPDYWGSVGLYYENPELLNCSLIVRFSDDRYYDDENTELPFFHMKSYKTVDVKVWRDWQIARRWILTTSISAVNIFDEDYETEIVYVNPGRYIEGAVGIRWLF is encoded by the coding sequence ATGACCTGCCGTGGGTTGATCGTCCTGCTGATCGCGGTACTGGGTTGTATCGTCCCGTTCTGTGAGGCCTACGAAAATAGAGAGGTCGTTACCTCCGTCCTTCCCGGGATAACCGTTACGGCGACGAAAACGGAGGTAGACCCCGAAACCGTTCCCTTTTCGTTTTTCTCGGTGGATAGAGAAGATATTGAGCAACAACCGGATTTTTACATGGCAAATGTGGGTGAGCTTATTCGGGATCTTCCCGGCGTTCATGTCGCGCAATACTATCCCTGGGGACCGCCTTGGATTCATCTTCGCGGTACGGGCTATTTCATAGGTCGAACCGTCTATCTGATAGACGGTCTTCCTGCCTGGTCTTTCCTTTCCACGACGGTTCATCCCAAACACATAGAACGCGCTGATGTGCTTCTGGGCCCTTCTTCTGCTCTTTACGGAGCCAATGCATCGGGTGGCGCTGTTAATTTCATCACCCGAGAGGGTAGAGAAGGAATGGGAGCGGTTGTTGAAATGGCTTACGGCAGCAACGACACCTACAGGCCTCATGTTCACGCCGGAGGGAAAAAAGGCAACCTCAGGTATTTCCTGTCCTACACCGGTGATTATTCCGACGGGTACAGGATGAAACCCGTTGATGACATGATTATGCTGTGGAAGCTCGGCAAAAAGCAGTACCTCAGGGATGCATCTCTGGAAGATAACTCTTACGAGCATTCATTCTTCTCCGGTAAGGTAAATTGGGACGGGGAGTCGGGAACAAAGGCCTGGGTGGCTTTCCATTACGCCAATCGTTATCTGGACGGAGGACAGCCAAACCTGGTCCTGAACGATCACGGCGATCAGGCTATCGTAACGGCCCATGTGGAAACCCCCATAGCTTCTGCGGCAAAGGCCAAAGTGTCGGTAGCGTATCAATACTACGATCATCCTCAGCAGTATAACTCCGGATTATCTCTTGATGCGGATGGAAACCTTGTTCTCGATTCGTCTGTAGAAAGAAAGCGAGATTGGGAAGTTAAGCGCTATCCCGTTGAGGCTCAGGTAGATCTATGTCCCTTCAATAATATGATTTTCACGGTGGGGTCGTTCTTCAGCCGGGAAGAGGAATATCGCAGAGATGATTACCCTCAAAGCGGGACAAGTTCCCTCTATGAGGTTACCACAGACCAGTGGGCCTTCTATGTTCAGGACCAGATTCTGCTTTTGGACGGCAGGCTTTCTCTGATAGGCGGATTAAGGTACGACTACTGGAAATTTCACGACATCTTCGTGACCCAGGCAGAGCCGCAGGAACCGGATTCAGTTTCCAAGGATACGTGGACTTACAGAGGGGGTGTAAGGTTCAGGCTCAACGACAACATTTCGTTGCATTCGTCGGCGGGAACCGCTTACTGGCCCGGCCTTCCTCTTTGGTATTTTCAGGAGATCAGGACTGGTAAGACCTGGCGTGAGGCGAATCCGGATTTAAAACCCGAAAAAACCTGGATGGTTGATGCCGGAGTTGATGGGAAGGTGCCCACAACGGGTACCGAGTTCGGTGTAACGGGTTACTACGGCAGAATAAGGGACATGGTATCCTATCGGTATGACGAAAATCCCTATGTTGAGGGGGGAACCATAATAAGAACGCAAAACCTTGGAGAGGCCGAAATCTACGGTGTGGAATTATATGCCAGACAGAAAATCACGGAAAATTTGAGGCTTCAGGCTTCGCTTACGTTAAATCATTCGGAAATAGTTGAGGACCCGAAGAATGAAGGCAACGAACTCAGGAATGCCCCGGATTACTGGGGTAGTGTGGGCCTTTACTACGAAAATCCCGAGTTGCTGAACTGCAGTCTAATTGTTCGCTTTTCCGATGATCGCTATTACGACGACGAGAATACGGAACTCCCCTTTTTCCACATGAAGTCTTACAAGACGGTTGACGTGAAGGTATGGAGAGACTGGCAGATCGCTCGCCGATGGATTTTAACGACCTCTATTTCGGCAGTGAACATCTTCGATGAAGATTACGAAACGGAAATTGTTTATGTCAACCCGGGGCGGTACATCGAAGGTGCGGTGGGGATCCGGTGGTTGTTCTGA
- a CDS encoding ABC transporter substrate-binding protein, translating to MVVLKASITGGNRKIKSSAFLPVFLLLCVHSISICAGVNEGTLIIGIGRNFYEGPESATFLHGSTRTWEALVDLDSDFRPVPWLAQSWSHNRDYTEWKFTLRKNVRFHNGDLLTADHVIANIKRLKLNPKYDPLDRYGIVEKLYALDDLNILFLLKRSCLNFPQLISYYGSPILHPGGWDAEGKIKRFIATGPYRLVEVRKIWEESIVLERNDRYWGRIPPYARVIFRSIPDPHARLNALLAGTIDAILDVGGILPHQKKVLIRSPGIAVKTSRVATTHYLIPNNRAYPFSNEKFRRWFASSVDRELVVETIMEGHGRVAYDPYSDLNCRWSFSSVSFRAVPFPEEEVLPQIDKPVLILLHAGTVQRWPYREIAEYVASILRSKGLKTEIFVAEKALYFALLKDGSYNLTIMPFTLMTGDPCLFYSAFLYSKGIRNTGWKCPCVDMLIDRANATKSVSEKRVIYRNLQKLIATHALIIPLFHEETLYAYRKSSGAIGMDALFRPFYEEGA from the coding sequence GTGGTTGTTCTGAAAGCCTCCATAACAGGGGGTAACCGGAAGATAAAAAGCTCGGCCTTCTTGCCGGTCTTCCTTCTTCTGTGTGTCCACAGTATTTCGATTTGCGCCGGCGTCAACGAGGGTACCCTGATTATCGGCATAGGAAGAAATTTTTACGAAGGCCCGGAAAGTGCAACTTTTTTGCACGGTTCGACCAGAACCTGGGAAGCTCTTGTGGATCTGGACTCCGACTTTCGCCCCGTTCCATGGCTGGCCCAATCCTGGAGCCACAACCGGGACTATACCGAGTGGAAGTTCACGTTGAGAAAAAACGTCAGGTTTCACAACGGAGACCTTCTTACTGCCGATCACGTAATTGCCAATATTAAAAGGCTTAAACTCAACCCGAAATATGACCCCCTCGACAGGTATGGCATCGTTGAAAAGCTTTACGCGCTCGATGATCTGAACATTCTTTTTTTACTGAAAAGGTCCTGTTTGAACTTCCCTCAGTTAATTTCGTACTACGGAAGCCCTATTTTGCATCCCGGCGGATGGGATGCCGAAGGGAAAATAAAGCGGTTTATCGCCACAGGGCCTTACAGACTTGTGGAAGTCAGGAAGATCTGGGAAGAATCAATCGTTCTTGAGCGGAATGATCGGTATTGGGGAAGGATTCCTCCCTACGCCCGGGTGATTTTCCGTTCTATTCCGGACCCTCATGCTCGTTTAAACGCTCTTCTTGCAGGAACGATCGATGCGATACTCGACGTCGGAGGAATTTTACCCCATCAGAAGAAGGTTTTGATCCGTAGTCCTGGCATAGCGGTTAAAACGTCCAGGGTTGCTACGACTCATTACCTGATACCGAATAACCGGGCTTATCCTTTCAGCAATGAAAAATTCCGCAGATGGTTTGCATCGTCGGTGGACAGGGAACTCGTTGTTGAAACCATAATGGAAGGGCATGGCAGGGTTGCGTATGATCCTTATAGCGATCTTAATTGCCGGTGGAGTTTTTCTTCGGTGTCCTTCAGGGCCGTGCCCTTTCCCGAAGAGGAGGTGCTTCCGCAGATTGATAAGCCCGTGCTTATTCTCCTTCATGCCGGAACCGTACAGAGGTGGCCTTATAGAGAAATAGCCGAATATGTTGCTTCTATTCTGAGATCGAAGGGCTTAAAAACGGAGATTTTCGTTGCGGAAAAGGCCCTTTATTTCGCTCTATTAAAAGACGGAAGCTATAACCTTACCATAATGCCCTTTACTCTGATGACCGGTGATCCCTGCCTGTTCTATTCCGCCTTCTTATATTCAAAAGGGATCAGGAATACCGGTTGGAAGTGCCCGTGTGTGGATATGTTGATTGATCGGGCAAATGCCACAAAAAGTGTTTCGGAAAAGAGGGTAATATACAGGAACCTTCAGAAACTCATTGCGACTCACGCTCTAATCATTCCTCTATTTCACGAAGAGACCCTTTATGCTTACAGGAAGTCCTCAGGTGCTATAGGGATGGATGCGCTTTTTAGACCTTTTTATGAAGAGGGAGCCTGA
- a CDS encoding AraC family transcriptional regulator, whose translation MSGETGSLRALLIGKICGLTEKQSPVTPLPGLTLSRIESPTEPTSYILPPSICLSLQGAKRVLIGNEAYTYNAESLLITSLDLPVTAQVVEASEERPYVGITWEIDMRSLTELIVESGIGLTAPGQVYRGMALGRVTRQILDAFRRLVELVDEAEHAQVLAPIIRKEILYRLLTSPQGPRLIQIALSTNRSRQIAKAVTYLKKNFQKTLKMRELASFVGMSTSSFYQHFKTATGMSPLQYQKKLRLCEARRLLLAGCDVTTAAFKVGYESSSQFTRDYRKFFGLPPSRDAQKLQNETYAAGELNSEEDH comes from the coding sequence ATGAGTGGTGAAACAGGCAGTTTGAGGGCACTTTTAATCGGCAAAATATGCGGGCTTACGGAAAAACAATCACCTGTGACCCCGCTCCCCGGCCTAACCCTGAGCCGGATAGAAAGCCCTACGGAGCCAACCAGCTATATTTTACCGCCCAGTATTTGCCTATCCCTTCAGGGAGCAAAAAGGGTTTTGATCGGAAACGAGGCTTACACTTATAATGCAGAAAGCCTGCTTATCACTTCTCTCGACCTTCCCGTAACGGCCCAGGTTGTAGAAGCCTCTGAGGAGAGGCCCTACGTAGGAATCACCTGGGAGATCGACATGAGAAGCCTTACGGAGTTAATCGTAGAATCGGGAATAGGGCTTACGGCACCCGGGCAGGTCTACCGAGGAATGGCACTCGGCAGGGTGACGAGACAAATCCTTGACGCCTTCAGAAGGCTTGTAGAACTCGTTGATGAAGCCGAGCATGCTCAGGTTCTCGCACCGATAATCCGAAAAGAAATACTCTATCGCCTTCTTACGAGCCCTCAGGGCCCCAGGCTTATCCAGATAGCCTTATCGACCAACCGAAGTCGTCAAATTGCAAAGGCCGTTACATACCTGAAGAAGAATTTTCAAAAAACCCTGAAGATGAGAGAACTGGCTTCATTCGTGGGGATGAGCACTTCCAGTTTCTACCAGCATTTTAAGACAGCTACCGGAATGAGCCCTCTCCAGTATCAGAAGAAGCTTAGACTCTGCGAGGCGAGAAGGCTTCTGCTTGCCGGCTGTGACGTAACAACTGCCGCCTTCAAGGTCGGTTACGAGAGTTCCTCTCAATTTACCAGAGATTACAGAAAATTCTTCGGGCTTCCTCCTTCGAGGGATGCTCAGAAGCTCCAAAACGAAACTTACGCCGCTGGAGAGCTGAATTCTGAAGAAGATCATTAG